Proteins from a single region of Paenibacillus sp. BIHB 4019:
- a CDS encoding type I polyketide synthase, with translation MDKAYKYLVQGVQDKKIDRQVAIDLIKLLETEAVTDAGDIAIIGMAAKLPSASTIEEFWDVVESGVDCITGFPDTRSGDISRYLRFKGVPEEEIRYNKSAYLPEIDKFDYKFFKLSPREASLMDPCQRMFLETSWQAVEDAGYGGSRLEGSKTGVFVGYASNYRDMYAKMIEDIDPTALSIGLVGNLNAVISGRISYLLDLKGTSMVIDTACSSSLVAIDSACQALRSRTCEMAIAGGININTVPLSKDYMQTGIESTDGVSRTFDNHSNGSGVGEGIGAIVLKPLKDALRDKDAIYAVIKGSATNQDGRSAGLTAPNPQAQTDVILQAWENAGIDPETIAYIETHGTGTNLGDPIEIQGIHSAFRKHTSKKQFCAVSSVKTNIGHLSEAAGIVSVIKAVMALRTKQLPPSIHFNHPNRSIPFEDSPVYVSAKLRAWETDGAPRRCGVSAFGISGTNCHVVLEEAPAQAASAQESGIPHLFTLSAKSEQVLLELIHLYSEFLAHNSQLNLDEICYTANSGRGHYSHRLALLPTSVADLRDKLLSARLDEAEGAAYYGVHRLIDSAKEALEANDLPTKEQDRLSAEAAMLIAAYWAEPDASSSLIEQVAQLYVKGADVDWEMLAGEVKPSKISLPAYPFERSRCWMDAPLQQPVQSLAEEAERGLFYGFNWRAEALSEDADHAPMADVLLIEDEARSPFVQSMIDKLRAQGRNVIVASLGHRFKRHDDFRYTLANREDDYDKLMADLVGRPVTHILHMSGLSENAAPETLEELEQTQQYGIYSLLYLTRSIMRHDPRSKRHMLLFTKLLHAATGREAELSPEWATLVGLGKVIPQEFAQIVCKAIDVDDFTPVDAIWPELEHFTKQYHVAYREGFRHTEEYGPIDPLKLEEAETAIHDTGVYLITGGTGGIGLENAKYLASKANVNMALVNRSQLPPKEEWAAVVAGGEDEDTIRKIQKLQEIEAMGGRITLHSVDIADYAAMAALIGGLREKFGRIHGVIHGAGIAGAGYLFKKDLNIFKNVLEPKVAGTWILDRLTRQDQPDFFIMHSSGVSMVGEAGQGDYVSGNAYLDAFAAYRRKQERHALALNWVSWKEAGMSVRFGINVDSFYKALPTVQAIESMDTALQRNMTRVLIGEMNESPEYLSLLLAFPFHLTEELNDRVSRLLNGNTEQEGHIIISNGNYDAAMLDQGRLIILPKGSSPVSNSTKPSKAALRGKQGDGYNAVEQEVANIFSTILGYPEIDIHDTLFELGGDSLLLMRIHKLIDTEYPGKVTITDMFEFPSVQRLAQHINKEEQEQQLVAAAKDVRQEARDIFGKLAEGNMSLEEAIHVIEDL, from the coding sequence ATGGATAAGGCGTACAAATATTTGGTGCAGGGTGTTCAGGATAAAAAGATAGACCGGCAGGTAGCCATTGATTTAATTAAGCTGCTCGAAACAGAAGCCGTAACGGATGCGGGTGATATCGCCATTATCGGCATGGCTGCCAAACTCCCGTCTGCAAGCACGATAGAGGAATTTTGGGACGTGGTCGAGAGCGGTGTTGATTGCATTACCGGCTTTCCAGATACGCGCAGCGGCGATATTAGCCGCTACCTTCGATTCAAGGGGGTGCCCGAGGAGGAAATCCGTTATAACAAAAGCGCTTATTTGCCAGAAATCGATAAATTTGATTATAAGTTTTTTAAGCTTTCCCCGCGTGAAGCAAGCTTGATGGACCCGTGCCAGAGAATGTTTCTGGAGACAAGCTGGCAGGCTGTTGAGGATGCAGGCTACGGAGGAAGCAGGCTGGAGGGCTCGAAGACAGGCGTGTTTGTCGGCTATGCCAGCAATTATAGGGACATGTACGCCAAAATGATTGAGGACATTGATCCGACTGCTCTTTCGATAGGTTTGGTTGGCAACTTGAACGCCGTCATCTCGGGCAGAATTTCTTATTTGCTCGATTTGAAGGGGACTAGCATGGTCATTGATACAGCTTGCTCCTCATCGCTTGTCGCGATAGATTCGGCCTGCCAGGCGCTGCGCAGCCGCACTTGCGAAATGGCCATTGCTGGCGGCATCAACATTAATACGGTGCCGCTCAGCAAAGATTATATGCAAACGGGCATAGAATCGACCGACGGGGTGTCAAGAACGTTCGACAACCATTCTAACGGTTCTGGAGTAGGGGAAGGCATTGGCGCAATCGTTCTCAAGCCGCTGAAAGATGCCTTAAGAGATAAGGATGCCATCTATGCGGTCATTAAAGGGAGCGCCACCAATCAGGATGGCAGGTCCGCAGGACTTACCGCGCCAAACCCGCAAGCGCAGACGGACGTTATTTTGCAGGCGTGGGAAAATGCTGGCATTGATCCGGAAACAATTGCTTATATTGAGACTCACGGAACGGGAACCAATTTGGGTGATCCGATTGAAATTCAAGGTATTCATTCGGCTTTCCGCAAGCATACGAGCAAAAAGCAGTTTTGCGCAGTCAGCTCCGTGAAAACGAATATTGGCCATTTAAGCGAGGCCGCTGGCATCGTAAGCGTTATAAAAGCCGTGATGGCTTTGCGGACGAAGCAGCTGCCGCCTTCGATTCATTTTAATCATCCGAACCGGTCGATACCGTTTGAAGACTCGCCGGTGTATGTAAGCGCAAAGCTGCGTGCTTGGGAAACGGATGGAGCGCCGCGCAGATGCGGTGTAAGTGCCTTCGGCATTAGTGGAACGAATTGCCATGTCGTGTTGGAGGAGGCGCCAGCTCAAGCAGCTTCTGCACAGGAATCGGGGATACCCCATCTGTTTACGTTATCTGCCAAGTCAGAACAGGTGCTGCTTGAATTAATTCATCTTTACTCGGAATTTTTGGCGCATAATAGCCAGCTGAATTTAGATGAAATTTGCTATACCGCGAATTCGGGCAGAGGCCATTACTCGCACCGATTAGCGCTGCTTCCGACAAGCGTAGCGGATTTGCGGGACAAGCTGCTCAGCGCTCGTCTTGATGAAGCCGAAGGCGCAGCCTATTACGGGGTTCATCGGCTCATCGATTCCGCGAAGGAAGCGCTTGAAGCAAACGATCTGCCTACAAAGGAACAAGATCGGTTAAGCGCAGAAGCGGCGATGTTGATAGCTGCTTACTGGGCTGAGCCGGATGCGTCCAGCAGCTTAATCGAGCAAGTAGCACAGCTGTATGTCAAAGGGGCAGATGTGGACTGGGAAATGCTGGCTGGAGAAGTGAAGCCCTCCAAGATTTCGCTTCCTGCTTACCCTTTCGAGCGAAGCAGATGCTGGATGGATGCGCCGCTGCAGCAGCCAGTACAATCCTTGGCGGAAGAAGCAGAGCGTGGTCTATTCTACGGGTTTAATTGGAGAGCAGAAGCGCTGTCAGAGGATGCGGACCACGCACCAATGGCCGATGTGCTCCTTATCGAGGACGAAGCCCGTTCCCCATTCGTGCAGTCGATGATTGACAAGCTGCGGGCACAAGGGCGGAATGTCATCGTTGCTTCCCTTGGGCATCGCTTCAAGCGGCATGACGATTTCCGCTATACGCTTGCCAACCGTGAGGACGATTATGACAAGCTCATGGCTGACTTGGTGGGACGTCCCGTTACCCATATTTTGCATATGAGCGGACTTTCCGAAAATGCAGCTCCCGAAACGCTGGAAGAGCTGGAGCAAACCCAGCAGTACGGGATATACAGTCTGCTCTATTTAACAAGGTCCATCATGAGGCATGATCCGAGGTCCAAACGGCATATGCTGCTGTTTACGAAGCTGCTGCATGCAGCAACGGGGCGGGAAGCTGAATTAAGCCCAGAATGGGCAACGCTCGTTGGGTTAGGGAAGGTTATTCCACAGGAGTTTGCGCAAATCGTATGCAAAGCGATTGATGTTGATGATTTCACGCCAGTGGACGCCATATGGCCGGAATTGGAGCATTTTACGAAGCAATATCATGTGGCTTATCGAGAAGGCTTCCGGCATACGGAGGAGTACGGCCCGATTGATCCGCTCAAGCTTGAAGAAGCCGAAACAGCCATTCACGATACTGGCGTATACCTCATAACAGGCGGCACCGGAGGCATTGGGCTTGAAAACGCCAAGTATTTGGCTTCCAAGGCGAATGTAAATATGGCCCTAGTGAACCGTTCCCAGCTTCCTCCGAAGGAGGAGTGGGCAGCTGTTGTTGCAGGCGGCGAGGACGAGGATACGATTCGTAAAATACAAAAGCTTCAGGAAATTGAAGCGATGGGCGGCCGTATTACGCTTCATAGCGTGGACATAGCGGACTATGCAGCAATGGCGGCGCTAATCGGCGGGCTGAGAGAGAAGTTTGGACGAATACATGGCGTCATTCATGGCGCTGGCATAGCTGGTGCGGGTTATTTGTTCAAGAAGGATTTGAACATTTTCAAAAACGTGCTGGAGCCGAAAGTGGCGGGAACCTGGATATTGGACAGGCTTACCCGGCAAGACCAACCCGACTTTTTCATTATGCACTCCTCTGGCGTTTCGATGGTTGGGGAGGCTGGACAAGGCGACTACGTTTCCGGGAACGCTTATTTGGACGCTTTTGCTGCCTACAGGAGAAAGCAGGAGCGCCATGCGCTGGCGTTAAACTGGGTTTCCTGGAAGGAGGCGGGCATGTCCGTCCGCTTCGGCATCAACGTCGATTCCTTCTATAAGGCGCTGCCTACCGTGCAAGCGATTGAAAGCATGGATACGGCGCTGCAGCGGAATATGACGAGGGTGCTCATCGGAGAAATGAATGAAAGTCCGGAATATTTGTCCTTGCTTTTGGCGTTTCCATTTCACTTAACCGAAGAGCTGAATGATCGGGTCAGCCGGTTGTTGAACGGCAATACCGAGCAGGAAGGGCATATAATCATCTCCAATGGAAATTATGATGCCGCCATGCTCGACCAGGGCAGACTCATTATTTTACCGAAAGGCAGCAGCCCTGTAAGCAACAGCACAAAACCTTCGAAAGCCGCGCTTCGGGGCAAGCAGGGTGATGGCTATAATGCGGTCGAGCAGGAGGTGGCCAACATTTTCAGCACCATTCTTGGCTATCCGGAAATTGACATTCATGATACTTTGTTCGAGCTCGGCGGGGACTCGCTGCTGCTGATGAGAATTCATAAATTGATTGACACGGAATATCCGGGCAAGGTGACGATTACCGACATGTTCGAGTTTCCTTCCGTCCAGCGGCTAGCGCAGCATATTAACAAAGAGGAGCAGGAGCAGCAGTTGGTTGCTGCAGCCAAGGACGTTCGCCAGGAAGCAAGAGACATATTCGGAAAGCTTGCAGAGGGCAATATGAGTCTGGAAGAAGCTATTCACGTGATTGAAGATCTGTAG